The Prosthecobacter sp. genome has a segment encoding these proteins:
- a CDS encoding DUF1501 domain-containing protein has protein sequence MKMHSLCQGNHLDLRSGASRRDFLYVGMLGGLGLTLPEMLRLQAAAVMPEVETFKPIADSVIHIYLPGGMAQHESWDPKPFASPDYRGPFTPIKTSIPGEYVGEKFANIAKIMNKLTVIRSMTHGEAAHERGTHNMFTGYRPSPAIKFPSYGSIISHEQGSRNNLPPYVAVPGVFAPEQGTGYMSSAFGPFALGSDPADKGFSVRDLLTPKDVDDKRFDRRRNLLGAVDEHFKAVEKSDAISAMDSFYQAAYGLISSSQAREAFDISKESDKLRDEYGRNSAGQRFLLARRLVEAGVRMVSVNYGGWDHHSNIKGAFDGQAPNFDQAFARLITDLSDRGMLKKTLVIVSSEFGRTPKINGTNGRDHWPRVFSVAMAGGGVKEGYIHGASDALGGEPDRDAVGPEDLAKTMYRLLGINGEKRIMADGVRPIDIVNGGRILTEALA, from the coding sequence ATGAAAATGCATTCTCTCTGCCAAGGCAATCACCTTGATCTGCGCTCTGGTGCCAGCCGTCGTGACTTCCTCTATGTCGGCATGCTCGGCGGCCTGGGCCTCACGCTTCCTGAAATGCTGCGCCTCCAGGCTGCGGCCGTGATGCCCGAAGTGGAAACTTTCAAGCCGATCGCAGACTCGGTCATCCACATTTATCTTCCTGGCGGCATGGCACAGCATGAGTCGTGGGATCCGAAGCCTTTCGCCTCGCCCGACTACCGTGGTCCGTTTACTCCGATCAAGACTTCGATCCCTGGTGAATACGTCGGCGAAAAGTTTGCCAACATCGCCAAGATCATGAACAAGCTCACCGTCATCCGTTCGATGACCCACGGTGAGGCCGCCCATGAGCGTGGCACGCACAACATGTTCACCGGCTATCGTCCGAGCCCGGCCATCAAGTTCCCCAGCTACGGCTCCATCATTTCGCACGAGCAGGGCAGCCGCAACAATCTGCCTCCTTATGTGGCGGTGCCGGGCGTCTTCGCTCCTGAGCAAGGAACCGGTTACATGAGCAGTGCTTTTGGTCCGTTTGCCTTGGGCAGCGATCCTGCTGACAAAGGCTTCAGCGTTCGCGATCTGCTCACTCCCAAAGATGTGGATGACAAGCGTTTCGACCGTCGCCGTAACCTGCTGGGTGCCGTGGACGAACACTTCAAGGCCGTCGAAAAATCCGACGCGATCAGCGCCATGGACAGCTTCTATCAGGCTGCCTACGGTCTTATCAGCAGTTCGCAGGCTCGTGAAGCCTTCGATATCTCGAAGGAAAGCGACAAACTCCGTGACGAATACGGTCGCAACTCCGCTGGTCAGCGCTTCCTGCTGGCCCGTCGCCTTGTGGAAGCCGGCGTGCGCATGGTTTCCGTCAACTACGGCGGCTGGGATCACCACTCGAACATCAAGGGAGCTTTTGACGGTCAGGCTCCGAACTTCGATCAGGCCTTCGCCCGCCTCATCACCGATCTTTCGGACCGTGGCATGCTCAAGAAGACGCTCGTCATCGTCAGTTCCGAATTCGGTCGCACGCCGAAGATCAACGGCACCAATGGTCGTGACCACTGGCCGCGCGTGTTCTCCGTTGCCATGGCCGGTGGCGGTGTCAAAGAGGGCTACATCCATGGTGCCTCCGATGCCCTTGGCGGTGAGCCTGATCGCGACGCGGTCGGTCCAGAAGATCTGGCCAAGACCATGTATCGTCTGCTCGGCATCAACGGTGAGAAGCGTATCATGGCCGATGGCGTTCGTCCGATTGACATCGTCAACGGTGGCCGCATCCTCACGGAAGCCCTCGCTTAA
- a CDS encoding prenyltransferase/squalene oxidase repeat-containing protein, translating into MSFRLEMLQVARLAPKLLGESAALVEAFYRSRLSPEGGFLDRNDKSDLYYTVFGLEGLQALSVDAKTIPDVRPWLKGFGDGERLDFVHLCCLARCWANAGLDELPVASREALASRIETFRCADGGYHQAPGRKKGSAYGCLLAWGAYQDLGGLPPEPWRLAECMGGLRTPDGAWSNEPGIPVGSTTATAAMVALHRHMDMPPPPEAVDWLMRQCLPQGGFLALPAAPLPDLLSSAVALHALDAVQADFSRLKEPCLDFVDSLWNAAGGFHGNWTDDTLDCEYTYYGLLALGHLSL; encoded by the coding sequence ATGTCCTTTCGTCTTGAGATGCTGCAGGTGGCACGGCTGGCTCCGAAACTGCTCGGTGAGTCAGCGGCCTTGGTGGAGGCGTTTTATCGTTCGCGCCTCTCGCCTGAGGGCGGTTTTTTGGACCGCAATGACAAGTCTGACCTCTACTACACTGTATTCGGGCTGGAGGGTTTGCAGGCGCTGTCGGTTGATGCCAAAACGATCCCGGACGTGCGTCCATGGTTGAAGGGTTTTGGCGACGGTGAACGGCTGGATTTTGTGCATCTGTGCTGCCTGGCCCGTTGCTGGGCGAATGCGGGCTTGGATGAGCTGCCCGTGGCATCGCGTGAGGCTTTGGCGTCACGCATCGAAACCTTTCGCTGTGCCGACGGCGGCTACCATCAAGCCCCAGGCAGGAAAAAAGGCAGTGCTTATGGCTGTCTGCTGGCCTGGGGCGCTTACCAGGATCTCGGCGGACTGCCGCCGGAGCCTTGGCGGCTGGCGGAATGCATGGGCGGACTGAGAACCCCCGACGGTGCGTGGTCCAATGAGCCGGGCATCCCCGTTGGCTCCACGACGGCCACGGCGGCCATGGTGGCGCTGCACCGGCACATGGACATGCCGCCGCCGCCGGAGGCGGTGGACTGGCTGATGCGGCAATGCCTGCCGCAAGGAGGTTTCCTGGCGCTGCCTGCGGCTCCCCTGCCCGATTTGCTCTCCTCGGCGGTGGCTTTGCACGCACTGGATGCGGTGCAGGCCGATTTTTCACGCCTCAAGGAGCCATGCCTGGATTTTGTCGATTCCCTCTGGAACGCGGCCGGAGGCTTCCACGGCAACTGGACCGATGACACGCTGGACTGCGAGTACACCTATTACGGACTGCTGGCGCTGGGGCACCTGAGTCTCTGA
- a CDS encoding ubiquinone/menaquinone biosynthesis methyltransferase: MSTIQRHPAARVTGHTFSHMQDAGFVRKAFAGIASRYVLANHVLSLGIDCLWRRTTSRRIAQLNPRRVLDLATGSGDLARSIQSACPAAKVLGADFSVPMMREAQARQFQSLIAADGLALPFQDGVFDVLTVAFGLRNMASWPAALQEMSRVLRPGGSLFVLDFSIPRTPGIRQFYLFYLKHIMPRIAGWITGQREAYVYLCGSIERFPSGKDMESLICANGFQSAGTTPLTFGIASLYEAKKPG, from the coding sequence GTGAGCACCATCCAGCGGCATCCTGCCGCACGGGTGACCGGTCATACATTCAGCCACATGCAGGACGCAGGATTCGTGAGGAAGGCATTTGCGGGAATCGCATCGCGTTATGTGCTCGCGAACCATGTGCTCAGTCTTGGCATCGACTGCCTCTGGCGGCGCACCACCTCGCGGCGCATCGCCCAGCTCAATCCCCGGCGCGTGCTCGATCTCGCCACCGGCAGCGGAGATCTCGCCCGGTCGATTCAATCCGCCTGTCCTGCGGCCAAAGTGCTCGGCGCGGACTTCTCCGTGCCCATGATGCGTGAAGCCCAGGCCCGGCAGTTTCAGTCACTCATCGCCGCCGACGGACTTGCACTGCCGTTTCAAGACGGCGTCTTCGATGTTCTCACCGTGGCCTTTGGCCTGCGCAACATGGCTTCCTGGCCGGCTGCCTTGCAGGAAATGAGCCGCGTGCTGCGGCCGGGCGGCAGCCTGTTCGTCCTCGATTTCTCCATTCCCCGCACTCCGGGCATCCGGCAGTTTTACCTGTTCTACTTGAAGCACATCATGCCCCGCATCGCCGGCTGGATCACCGGCCAGCGCGAGGCTTATGTGTATCTGTGCGGCTCCATCGAGCGTTTTCCATCTGGCAAAGACATGGAGTCATTGATTTGTGCCAACGGCTTTCAATCAGCCGGCACAACGCCGCTCACGTTTGGCATCGCTTCGCTTTACGAGGCGAAAAAGCCGGGTTGA
- a CDS encoding sugar phosphate isomerase/epimerase: protein MNRRCFLQSIAAVAAVPAFAAESPWKLNYMLASSMCGSLPLAEILPEVKKTGATAIELWPKKHGTQREEMDAMGHDKFAAMLKEHGVGFGGTTRYDLGPFKLTEEIAIVRKFGGSFIVTGGKGEYKVPAEQLKANVKDFVEKMKPHAALAAENGVEIGIENHVNNLIDTPDSLHWLADFTRDIAGIGIALAPAHLPQEPALLAAMVRHIGEKLTLFYAWERGLGFSKVMPKEEELQQMPGRGPLDYKPIVAALKEIQFTGPTEIFMHPTPRGIPIMPTVAETTAEIVRAKNHLDAIVASL from the coding sequence ATGAACCGCCGTTGTTTCCTCCAATCCATCGCCGCAGTCGCAGCCGTGCCTGCTTTCGCGGCGGAATCGCCGTGGAAACTGAATTACATGCTTGCCTCGTCGATGTGCGGCAGTCTGCCGCTGGCGGAAATCCTGCCGGAAGTGAAGAAGACCGGTGCGACGGCCATCGAGCTGTGGCCGAAGAAGCACGGCACGCAGCGCGAGGAAATGGATGCCATGGGGCATGACAAGTTTGCGGCGATGTTGAAAGAGCACGGTGTCGGCTTTGGTGGAACGACCCGCTATGACCTCGGGCCGTTCAAGCTGACGGAGGAGATCGCCATCGTGAGGAAATTCGGCGGCAGTTTCATCGTCACCGGAGGCAAGGGTGAATACAAAGTCCCCGCAGAGCAGCTCAAGGCGAACGTGAAGGACTTCGTGGAAAAGATGAAACCGCATGCGGCGCTCGCGGCGGAAAACGGTGTCGAGATCGGCATTGAGAATCACGTCAACAACCTCATCGACACGCCGGACTCGCTCCACTGGCTCGCGGACTTCACGCGGGACATCGCAGGCATCGGCATCGCTCTCGCACCCGCGCATCTGCCGCAGGAGCCGGCGTTGTTGGCCGCGATGGTCCGGCACATCGGCGAAAAGTTGACTCTGTTTTATGCTTGGGAACGCGGTTTGGGCTTTAGCAAGGTCATGCCGAAGGAAGAAGAACTCCAGCAGATGCCCGGACGTGGACCGCTCGACTACAAACCCATCGTTGCCGCGCTCAAGGAAATCCAATTCACCGGCCCCACCGAAATCTTCATGCACCCCACGCCACGCGGCATCCCGATCATGCCCACCGTGGCGGAGACGACCGCCGAGATCGTGCGTGCGAAAAATCATCTCGACGCCATCGTCGCCTCTCTCTGA
- a CDS encoding DJ-1/PfpI family protein translates to MPEAKVLLIVGDATETVDTLYPFYRLIESGYKPIVAAPEKRKYQMVLHEVKPGWTITKEWEGYSIDADIAFKDIKPEEYVGIFFSGGRAPEYIREDADLLRITKWFWEQKKPCASVCHGVEIPARADIVKGLRMATVAKCKFDLEICGGIYVNEPCVIDQHMYSGRTYHDSGHFIGPWIKALDAERTKMGL, encoded by the coding sequence ATGCCCGAAGCCAAAGTCCTCCTCATCGTCGGTGACGCCACCGAGACCGTTGACACTCTCTACCCCTTCTACCGCCTCATCGAGAGCGGCTACAAGCCCATCGTCGCCGCGCCGGAAAAGCGGAAGTACCAGATGGTGCTGCATGAAGTGAAGCCCGGCTGGACGATCACCAAGGAGTGGGAAGGCTACAGCATCGACGCCGACATCGCCTTCAAGGACATCAAGCCGGAGGAATACGTGGGCATTTTCTTCAGCGGTGGCCGCGCGCCCGAATACATCCGCGAGGACGCCGACCTGCTGCGCATCACCAAGTGGTTCTGGGAACAGAAGAAGCCCTGCGCCAGCGTCTGCCACGGCGTTGAGATCCCCGCCCGTGCCGACATCGTCAAAGGCCTGCGCATGGCCACCGTCGCCAAGTGCAAATTCGACCTCGAAATCTGCGGCGGCATTTATGTGAACGAACCCTGCGTCATCGACCAGCACATGTATTCGGGACGCACTTATCATGACTCCGGCCATTTCATTGGCCCATGGATCAAGGCGCTGGATGCCGAACGCACGAAGATGGGACTGTGA
- a CDS encoding c-type cytochrome has translation MSFIRHSAFVILHSALLLAAFLLNASSARSHPLQAEPINHAYVFNFDQFYLDQDPDEHVVSGGFLLLAELNCTACHMAPESWQERLKAKPGPNLGGVGSRLDADTLWLMIRSPQHRKKGTQMPGLFAGEEGDEEKVEALVEFLSASKWDAPQMPAGDVERGKELYHKVGCVACHEPALDVRPPKVAANAEVEKPGLGSVPIALADAYDVNALAYFLHDPLSMRPAGRMPDMRLSKQEAADIAAYLHVGRIAEKATARAALKLPPQGIEKGREVFQQMNCVACHTLGTVVPALAGSGIPAEAGTTKRMADLAPDKGCLAEKQASGTPRFDLNDLQKRALKLALAAIQKEEAPKLTAQEKVDWQMSRLNCYACHDREGKGGPEDPRAQFFGVNDPGAESLGQLAHLPPSLDKIGRKLTRGWFEKILWGKDGSVRPYMDTRMPNFGREQTEMMIGWLNEADVAEKPVTIDVSGLGKHHRAEAGRQLLGAKGLACVACHGLKDRKSLGPPVIRLTHTVERIQPEYFKELLLNPQVTQLGTVMPPMFVGRKKADLEIESIWTYLREVEGQPLPEGLMSAEDFELKPGKAKRVIVFRSFIEGVGTHAIGVGFPSGVNAAFDGKTSRWALIWKGRFLDAMSNWQERAMPPIKPLGTAVKELPPATGERVFGGYKVGKDGVPTFLYREDGQQVEDTLRPVKNGFERSVKINGKETKEALSW, from the coding sequence ATGAGTTTCATTCGTCATTCTGCATTCGTCATTCTGCATTCCGCACTGCTGCTGGCAGCCTTTCTCCTCAACGCGTCGTCAGCGCGGTCTCATCCGTTGCAGGCAGAACCCATCAACCACGCCTACGTCTTCAACTTCGATCAATTCTACCTCGATCAAGATCCTGATGAGCATGTGGTGAGCGGTGGCTTCCTGCTACTGGCGGAATTGAATTGCACGGCCTGTCATATGGCACCGGAGTCATGGCAGGAAAGATTGAAGGCGAAGCCGGGACCGAATCTGGGTGGTGTGGGCTCGCGCTTGGATGCGGACACGCTCTGGCTGATGATTCGCAGCCCGCAGCATCGCAAGAAGGGCACGCAGATGCCCGGCTTGTTTGCCGGGGAGGAAGGTGATGAAGAGAAGGTAGAGGCGCTGGTGGAGTTCTTGAGCGCGAGCAAGTGGGACGCGCCGCAGATGCCTGCGGGTGATGTGGAGCGCGGCAAGGAGCTGTATCACAAAGTCGGCTGCGTGGCCTGTCATGAGCCTGCGCTGGATGTGCGACCACCGAAGGTGGCGGCGAATGCCGAGGTGGAGAAGCCTGGGCTTGGCTCGGTGCCCATCGCGCTGGCGGATGCTTACGATGTGAACGCGCTGGCTTATTTTCTGCATGATCCGCTCTCCATGCGCCCTGCAGGCCGCATGCCGGACATGCGTCTGAGCAAGCAGGAGGCGGCGGACATCGCGGCGTATCTGCATGTGGGTCGCATTGCGGAAAAAGCCACGGCACGTGCGGCGTTGAAGCTTCCGCCGCAAGGCATCGAGAAAGGCCGCGAGGTGTTCCAGCAGATGAACTGCGTGGCCTGCCACACTCTGGGCACTGTAGTCCCGGCTTTAGCCGGTTCTGGGATTCCGGCTGAAGCCGGGACTACAAAACGCATGGCAGACCTCGCGCCCGACAAAGGCTGCCTCGCTGAAAAACAAGCCAGCGGCACGCCGCGCTTTGATTTGAACGATCTGCAAAAACGCGCGCTGAAACTGGCGCTGGCGGCGATTCAGAAAGAGGAAGCGCCGAAGCTGACGGCGCAGGAGAAGGTGGACTGGCAGATGTCTCGCCTGAACTGCTACGCGTGTCATGATCGCGAGGGCAAGGGCGGGCCGGAGGATCCGCGGGCGCAGTTTTTTGGCGTGAATGATCCGGGGGCTGAATCGCTGGGGCAATTGGCGCATCTGCCGCCGAGTCTGGACAAGATCGGTCGCAAACTGACGCGGGGCTGGTTTGAGAAGATCCTGTGGGGCAAGGATGGCAGCGTGCGGCCTTACATGGACACGCGAATGCCGAATTTTGGCCGTGAGCAGACGGAGATGATGATCGGCTGGTTGAATGAGGCCGATGTGGCGGAGAAGCCGGTGACGATTGATGTCAGTGGATTGGGGAAACATCATCGTGCGGAGGCGGGACGGCAGTTGCTGGGAGCGAAGGGACTGGCGTGCGTGGCGTGCCATGGATTGAAGGATCGCAAGTCGCTCGGGCCGCCGGTGATCCGGCTGACGCACACGGTGGAGCGCATCCAGCCGGAGTATTTCAAAGAGCTGCTGCTCAATCCGCAGGTCACGCAGCTCGGCACGGTGATGCCGCCGATGTTTGTGGGCCGCAAGAAGGCCGACCTGGAGATCGAGAGCATCTGGACTTACCTGCGCGAGGTCGAAGGCCAGCCGCTGCCAGAAGGGCTCATGTCGGCGGAGGATTTTGAGTTGAAGCCGGGCAAGGCGAAGCGCGTGATCGTGTTTCGCAGCTTCATCGAGGGCGTGGGCACGCATGCGATTGGTGTGGGTTTCCCCAGCGGCGTGAATGCGGCGTTTGATGGAAAGACGAGCCGCTGGGCATTGATTTGGAAAGGCCGTTTCCTCGATGCGATGAGCAACTGGCAGGAGCGTGCGATGCCGCCGATCAAGCCGCTCGGCACGGCAGTGAAGGAGTTACCTCCCGCCACAGGCGAACGCGTGTTTGGTGGTTACAAGGTCGGCAAGGACGGCGTGCCGACGTTTTTGTATCGCGAAGATGGCCAGCAGGTTGAGGACACGCTGCGTCCGGTGAAGAACGGCTTTGAGCGCAGCGTGAAGATCAACGGCAAGGAAACGAAGGAGGCACTGTCATGGTAA
- a CDS encoding DUF4159 domain-containing protein, whose translation MKLWKWLLLILGLLALGRSLSQVAPEIRRGVYKGREVQFPHDARQFRGWRHYGRNLPVWKVSEELPKDVFTFARLCYPFRRGLRWTADYPEAELNFSWRLHQLTSVQVNPFPVIIDIDAGQLRHHPFLYVSEPSNMDISDEQARVLREYMLNGGFILMDDFWGGEEWQAFVATFKKIWPDRGFTELKPDHPLFHCVFDLPAPPQVHSNVYWAHKHKGTRNTTSNEIRPDAAQPVFRAVHDDRGRMVMLICLNNDMGDGWEQESFDADYFREVSEKHAYPLGINIVFYALTH comes from the coding sequence ATGAAACTTTGGAAATGGCTGCTGCTGATCCTCGGGCTGCTGGCGTTGGGGAGATCCCTTTCGCAGGTGGCGCCTGAGATTCGTCGCGGCGTTTACAAGGGCCGGGAGGTTCAGTTTCCGCATGACGCGCGCCAGTTCCGTGGCTGGCGGCATTACGGTCGGAATCTGCCGGTGTGGAAGGTGTCGGAGGAGCTGCCGAAGGACGTCTTCACTTTTGCGCGGCTGTGCTACCCCTTTCGTCGCGGCTTGCGCTGGACGGCGGACTATCCAGAGGCCGAGCTGAATTTCTCCTGGCGGCTGCATCAGCTTACCTCGGTGCAGGTGAATCCGTTCCCGGTCATCATCGACATCGACGCCGGGCAGCTCCGCCATCATCCCTTCCTCTACGTTTCTGAGCCGAGCAACATGGACATCAGTGACGAACAGGCACGCGTGCTGCGCGAGTACATGCTCAATGGCGGCTTCATCCTGATGGATGACTTCTGGGGCGGGGAGGAGTGGCAGGCCTTTGTTGCCACCTTCAAAAAGATCTGGCCGGACCGCGGCTTCACCGAGCTCAAGCCGGATCATCCCCTTTTTCACTGCGTGTTCGACCTGCCAGCCCCACCGCAGGTGCATAGCAATGTCTATTGGGCGCACAAGCACAAGGGCACCCGCAACACCACGAGCAACGAAATCCGCCCCGATGCCGCCCAGCCCGTCTTCCGCGCGGTGCATGACGACCGTGGCCGCATGGTGATGCTGATCTGCCTCAACAACGACATGGGCGACGGCTGGGAGCAGGAATCCTTCGACGCCGACTACTTCCGCGAGGTTTCCGAGAAGCACGCCTATCCCCTCGGCATCAACATCGTGTTCTACGCGCTGACGCATTAG
- a CDS encoding class I SAM-dependent rRNA methyltransferase, whose product MPTLTVQPRARLFHGHLWVYATEIQKRFGDPKPGDVVHLQDVRGKPLGSAIYNPVSQISARLFSYRRQDLDLDFFTRRIQRAIKVREAAGVDLNLCRLVWSESDGLPGVIIDRYGDFLVLQTLTLAMDLRKDLIIQALNDILKPRGIVERNEGAVRKAEGMELIKGVISGESPAPFVVRYQGSAFHADLLEGQKTGLYLDQLDNYQLVAALAKGRRVLDCFSNQGGFAQACALAGASEVTAVDISDSATAVAKENAAISGTKIECIAENCFDFLKRNEAADARYDLIILDPPSFTKTKSSVRDALRGYKEIHLRAMKMLEPGGIFATFTCSHHVSAEEFHSSITDAAVDAKKTLRRVTTYTQRPDHPILATIPETEYLRGYAYEVVASW is encoded by the coding sequence ATGCCCACTCTCACCGTCCAGCCCCGCGCCCGCCTCTTCCACGGTCACCTCTGGGTGTACGCCACTGAAATCCAAAAGCGCTTTGGCGATCCCAAGCCCGGTGACGTCGTTCATCTGCAAGACGTGCGTGGCAAGCCGCTCGGCAGCGCCATCTACAACCCGGTGTCCCAAATCTCCGCGCGGCTCTTCTCCTACCGCCGCCAGGATCTCGATCTCGACTTCTTCACCCGCCGCATCCAGCGCGCCATCAAGGTCCGCGAAGCCGCCGGCGTCGATCTGAATCTCTGCCGCCTCGTCTGGAGCGAGTCCGACGGCCTCCCCGGCGTCATCATCGACCGCTACGGCGACTTCCTCGTGCTGCAAACGCTCACCCTCGCGATGGATCTGCGCAAAGACCTCATCATCCAGGCCCTCAACGACATCTTAAAGCCACGCGGCATCGTCGAGCGCAACGAAGGCGCCGTGCGCAAGGCCGAAGGCATGGAACTCATCAAAGGCGTCATCAGCGGCGAGTCGCCCGCGCCCTTCGTTGTCCGTTATCAGGGCAGCGCCTTCCACGCCGACCTCCTCGAAGGCCAGAAGACCGGCCTCTACCTCGATCAGCTCGACAACTACCAGCTCGTCGCCGCTTTGGCCAAAGGCCGCCGCGTGCTCGACTGCTTCTCCAATCAGGGCGGCTTCGCCCAGGCCTGCGCCCTCGCCGGAGCCAGCGAAGTCACCGCCGTGGACATCAGCGACAGCGCCACCGCCGTCGCCAAAGAAAACGCCGCCATCTCCGGCACGAAGATTGAATGCATCGCCGAAAACTGCTTCGACTTCCTCAAGCGCAACGAAGCCGCCGATGCCCGCTACGACCTCATCATCCTCGATCCGCCCTCCTTCACCAAAACCAAAAGCTCCGTGCGCGATGCGCTCCGTGGCTACAAGGAGATCCACCTCCGCGCCATGAAGATGCTCGAGCCCGGCGGCATCTTCGCCACCTTCACCTGCTCCCATCATGTGAGCGCCGAGGAATTCCACAGCAGCATCACCGACGCCGCCGTCGATGCCAAAAAAACTCTCCGCCGCGTCACCACCTACACCCAGCGCCCCGACCACCCCATCCTCGCCACCATCCCCGAAACCGAATACCTCCGCGGCTACGCGTATGAGGTGGTGGCTTCGTGGTGA
- a CDS encoding zinc-binding alcohol dehydrogenase family protein, whose product MTSLTLTAPKTFTWTTLPEAHSPQNGEALVAIRAIGICGTDFSGYLGKMPFIEFPRILGHELGVEVLAIGEGVTHLHVGDRCSVEPYLNCGTCHSCLRGSTNCCETLQVLGVHCDGGMRERMILPAHKLHPCNALDFEQLALVETLAIGCHAVNRAQVTASDDVLIIGAGPIGLTVLEFARAANAAITILELNAARREFVAQNYPGVNVVASLPDAPAFQIVFDATGNPNSMAATLRFARFTGRIVYVGITKEPVLIDDPLFHRRELSLLASRNAVAADFPRILAMIQSAQINTRPWISHRCEFKDLPSQMDHWLLPDSRVIKAVVSL is encoded by the coding sequence ATGACCTCCCTCACCCTCACCGCCCCAAAAACCTTCACTTGGACCACGCTCCCCGAAGCGCATTCTCCGCAAAACGGCGAAGCCCTCGTCGCCATCCGCGCCATCGGCATCTGCGGCACGGACTTCAGCGGTTACCTCGGCAAAATGCCCTTCATCGAGTTCCCGCGCATCCTCGGTCATGAACTCGGCGTCGAAGTCCTCGCCATCGGTGAAGGCGTCACGCATCTCCACGTCGGCGACCGCTGCTCCGTCGAGCCCTACCTCAACTGCGGCACCTGTCACTCCTGCCTGCGTGGCAGCACCAACTGCTGCGAAACGCTGCAAGTCCTCGGTGTCCATTGCGATGGCGGCATGCGCGAGCGCATGATCCTCCCCGCGCACAAGCTCCATCCCTGCAACGCGCTCGACTTCGAGCAGCTCGCCCTCGTCGAAACCCTCGCCATCGGTTGCCACGCTGTGAATCGCGCCCAAGTCACCGCCTCCGACGACGTCCTCATCATCGGCGCCGGCCCCATCGGCCTCACCGTGCTCGAATTCGCCCGCGCTGCCAACGCCGCCATCACCATCCTCGAACTCAACGCCGCACGCCGCGAGTTCGTCGCGCAAAACTACCCCGGTGTGAATGTCGTCGCTTCACTGCCCGACGCACCCGCCTTCCAGATCGTCTTCGACGCCACCGGCAATCCCAACTCCATGGCCGCCACGCTGCGCTTCGCCCGCTTCACCGGCCGCATCGTCTATGTCGGCATCACCAAAGAGCCCGTCCTCATCGACGATCCCCTCTTCCACCGCCGCGAATTGTCCCTCCTCGCCAGCCGCAACGCCGTCGCCGCCGACTTCCCCCGCATCCTCGCCATGATCCAGTCCGCCCAGATCAACACCCGCCCCTGGATCAGCCACCGCTGTGAGTTCAAAGACCTCCCGTCGCAAATGGATCATTGGCTCTTGCCCGATTCGCGTGTCATCAAAGCCGTCGTCTCATTGTGA